One Hydrogenophaga crassostreae genomic region harbors:
- a CDS encoding IS110 family RNA-guided transposase → MNATTVAVDLAKSVFQIAVADEHWRIVETQRLTRTQFERWFANRAVSLVVMEACGSAHHWARWLNGLSIEVRLLPAQYVRAYVKRNKTDATDAAALLEAARASDMRPVRVKSVEQQALQGLHRVRSLWMGTRTSRINALRGFLREFGIAVPVGARTGLEAISRVLADPSSAVPELIRGTARLLVEEVRLLEARIAQLERELAASARLSPACTTLLSIPGIGLLTATALVAATSGDVTHFKDARHFASWFGLTPREHSSGGSRFLGSISKRGDRYLRMLLTHGARSVLRAAKVAEAAEREVCGVRRWALDVQRRSNHNKAACALANKLARICYATLRDKVPFGETERLSRKINRESFVMPA, encoded by the coding sequence ATGAATGCTACTACTGTGGCCGTCGATCTGGCCAAATCCGTTTTCCAAATTGCCGTGGCCGATGAGCATTGGCGCATCGTTGAAACCCAGCGTCTCACCCGCACCCAGTTCGAGCGTTGGTTTGCCAACCGTGCCGTTTCCCTGGTCGTCATGGAAGCCTGCGGCTCGGCCCATCATTGGGCGCGATGGCTCAATGGCCTGAGCATCGAAGTTCGCCTGCTGCCCGCTCAATATGTGCGCGCCTACGTCAAGCGCAACAAGACCGATGCCACCGATGCGGCGGCTTTGCTCGAAGCCGCCCGCGCTTCCGACATGCGCCCGGTGCGCGTGAAGTCGGTCGAGCAGCAAGCTTTGCAAGGCTTGCACCGCGTGCGCTCGCTGTGGATGGGCACGCGCACCTCGCGCATCAACGCCTTGCGCGGTTTCCTGCGTGAGTTCGGCATAGCGGTTCCCGTGGGTGCGCGCACCGGGCTGGAGGCGATCAGCCGGGTACTGGCCGATCCGAGTTCTGCTGTGCCTGAGCTGATCCGGGGAACGGCTCGGTTGTTGGTAGAAGAAGTGCGTTTGCTGGAGGCTCGCATTGCGCAGCTGGAGCGAGAGTTGGCTGCCTCGGCACGATTGAGCCCAGCCTGCACCACGCTGCTGTCCATTCCTGGCATCGGCTTGCTCACGGCCACCGCGCTGGTGGCGGCCACTTCGGGCGATGTGACGCACTTCAAGGACGCGCGCCACTTTGCCAGCTGGTTCGGGCTCACGCCGCGTGAGCACTCCTCGGGAGGCTCTCGCTTCCTGGGTTCGATTTCCAAGCGCGGGGACCGCTATTTGCGCATGTTGCTCACGCATGGCGCCAGGAGCGTGTTGCGAGCGGCCAAGGTGGCTGAGGCGGCCGAGCGTGAGGTGTGCGGTGTGCGCCGCTGGGCACTGGATGTGCAGCGCCGATCGAACCACAATAAGGCGGCCTGTGCGCTGGCCAACAAGCTGGCGCGCATTTGCTACGCCACGCTCAGGGACAAGGTACCGTTCGGTGAAACCGAACGGCTGAGCAGAAAGATCAACCGAGAGAGTTTTGTGATGCCTGCCTGA
- a CDS encoding DUF1428 domain-containing protein: MSYIDGFVIAVPTANKQKFIEHARQLDPIFLELGAIRVIEGWGDDVPDGKVTDFRRAVQASAEETVAFSWVEWPDKATRDAGMKKMMEDPRMDPSTPGNPPMPFDGKRMIFGGFEPVVEVKA, from the coding sequence ATGTCATACATCGATGGTTTCGTGATCGCGGTACCCACCGCCAACAAACAAAAGTTCATCGAGCACGCGCGCCAGCTCGACCCGATATTCCTCGAGCTGGGCGCGATCCGCGTGATCGAGGGCTGGGGCGACGACGTTCCCGACGGCAAGGTCACCGATTTCCGCCGAGCAGTCCAGGCTTCGGCCGAGGAGACGGTGGCCTTTTCGTGGGTCGAATGGCCGGACAAGGCCACGCGCGACGCCGGCATGAAGAAGATGATGGAAGACCCGCGCATGGATCCCTCCACCCCTGGCAACCCGCCCATGCCCTTCGACGGCAAACGCATGATCTTCGGTGGCTTTGAACCGGTGGTAGAAGTGAAGGCCTGA
- a CDS encoding DUF6151 family protein, which produces MHSIQCNCGAIRGQLEGAGTQNRIICYCTDCRVFARFLGNSPDVLDEQGGTEIFQVAQSRLRFLKGEDHLAAIRLSDKGMIRWYASCCGTPIGNTMVNPKISFIGLIHTCLDQTHTDEDFGTSVAVVNVDSALGTPKPKQQGLLGVVARYIWIVATSRITGGYRKSPLFNSSGMPRVDPKVLSSEELANLKSGG; this is translated from the coding sequence ATGCATTCAATTCAATGTAATTGTGGCGCCATTCGAGGTCAACTCGAAGGCGCAGGAACCCAGAATCGAATAATTTGCTACTGTACAGATTGTCGTGTATTCGCGCGCTTTCTTGGTAATTCACCTGATGTGTTAGACGAGCAAGGCGGGACCGAGATTTTCCAAGTTGCGCAATCGCGTCTGCGATTCTTGAAAGGCGAAGATCATCTAGCGGCAATCCGCCTTAGCGACAAAGGCATGATTCGTTGGTATGCGTCGTGCTGCGGAACACCTATTGGCAACACCATGGTCAACCCCAAAATATCGTTCATAGGTCTGATTCACACCTGCCTTGATCAGACCCACACAGATGAAGATTTTGGAACCAGCGTTGCTGTTGTGAATGTGGACAGCGCGTTGGGCACTCCGAAACCGAAGCAACAAGGACTTCTGGGCGTTGTCGCCCGCTACATATGGATCGTCGCCACAAGTCGTATCACCGGAGGATATAGAAAGTCACCGTTGTTCAATTCTTCTGGTATGCCTCGAGTAGACCCAAAGGTGCTCTCATCTGAGGAATTGGCGAACTTGAAAAGTGGCGGGTGA